The Xiphophorus couchianus chromosome 6, X_couchianus-1.0, whole genome shotgun sequence genomic interval AGATGTGTGAAGCTCGCAGAGACCTTCTAAGACAGTTTTGCAATTCTGGTTGCAGAAAAATGTAgttcaacaaaacacaacacttttaaataaagtagaGAAAGTCATCTACAACCTTCTCTTTACTTATTGTTATGCACTATGTTGTGTTAATCTGTTCCACTAAACCCAATAGAATTATCGAAGTTTGTGGTTTCAACGTCACAAAACGTGAACGAGTTTCGCCTGGCGACAGTATCTGTTCTTGATTTAGGAGACGGTAGAAGTCCAAAGATGGACTGGTTCCACTGCAACCAGTGCTTCAAGAAAAGCGGGTCGAAGTTCGCTGTGTCGAGCTGTGGCCACATCTCCTGCGAAGCTTGCGTTAAATCAAGTGAGGATTTTGCTAATTGAGGTCGCTTTCGTCCAACACAGCTTTCAACGGATTGACTTCATTGTTTTTgatgtctgctgtgtttgttaAATCCATCAGAGCAGTGCAGTACATGTGGGGTGGCCTGCAGTTATCTGCCCATCACCGATCAGGTTGGTGAGTTTGACATAGGTTCATTGCAGGTTATGATTGGGCATCATCTCAACTCACAATggaagatgtttctttttttcttttttttcatttcagatgaAGCCACAGGAAAAGGTGTTTTTCATGGACCCTGGAAAGCTCATCCAGGCGAGGATGGAAAACATAGCGCAGGTCTGTCCTATTTGTGCATCCTGTCTGACGTCATGGAGACGCTTTCATCGGTCACTGAGGGAGTTTTCACACTCCACAGATTGCCATTTTCCAGCAGAAGCAGAAGGAGAGAGTCACGGTTCACTTTAAGAACAAATCCAGTGAACTGGAGAGGCGTCTGGAAGAGGTTTCTGAGCAGGGTTACAGGTGATTCTCACGTTGCTACATAGCAACTGTgcaaaatcaaataaagtaaaagttgaGACTGTGACTCTtatttcctgctgctgctcttatCACAAGACAACTGTCAGAGCTGAGAAGAGAGAACGGTGAGCTGAAGAAGCAGCTGTCAGAGCTGAGAAGAGAGAACGGAGAGATGAAGAAGCAGCTGTTGGAGCTGCAAAGAGAAACTGCCGAACTGAAAAAGCCACTCTCTCAAAGGAGGgcaagtgttaaaaaaaatttgtccTTTCCCCATGTTGAATTTTTAAACACgcttcacttttttcttctttgtgccACAGGTTTCTCCCGGACAATTCCAAACTACTGGGTAAGCATCTCTTTGCATCTATGATCACAAACTGAGTTGTTAGAAGTCAAATCACTCTGTGACGTTTTCCGAACCGCAGCGCTCAGAGGGTTTCGCTCCCAGTTGGCGTTACCTCACCAGGTAAACCCAGTGACTGAAGCTCAGAACCTGTTTAGGGTTGGTGTCAGTTTCGGAGCTTTAACGATTGAAATGGTGTGATGTCTGTTTTTAACAGTTACTCCTCGATCAAGAGCAGCGaggtaggtttttttttttttaaatctcataattGCTTATTGTACAGATGCATCTATAAAAATTAGAATATGATGAAAAATGCCAATATGTTTCATCTCTGATTTCAGAAAGTGGAAATCTTGTTTTCTATAGATTTTATTACGCAGAATTAGGGCGGGACAATATGAATGAAAATTGTTTCGTGATGTAAGAGTTTTATATCAGTGATTATGGCCAAATATTGattagcttttttgttttaaatatccagaacACTACCAAACTGGCGGCATGACCactcctgttttatccacaattCCCTCTTGAgttgttgtactttttttttctcttttccctccctgctgttttttatttttatgcagttatgaggcacggtgggaaaaccttaaactgctgctatacaagttactcaacaggttgttacTAGGTaaccaaaataaccaaaataataaaaacgtaaatgtacaaaaatatagtCAAGCCTTTaattcttgtcattttgatgattatggctcaAATATTATGAAAACCTGAAATTCAGTGTCTCCGAAAATTTTAAGTATTGTGAAAAATCTAATATTGGAAACTCATGGTGTTACACCCGAATCAACTAATTAACACAAAACATCTGCAAAGGCTTCCTGAGATTTTAAATTGTCTCTCAATCTGTGTGACAAGAGAACTGCATTCCAACATATTCTTAgaaggttgagtggaaggagaaaTTGTGGTAGGAAAAGGGGCACCACCAACATGGAGAACCGAAGCCGTGGGAGGATTTATCAGGAAAAATCCATTCAAGAATTTGGGGAAGAAGTGGACTACAGCTGGAGTCAGAACATCAAGAGCCGCTATACATTAATGAATCCTACAAATGGTCTGCAAGCATCTTATGTAGGCCAAGGAGAAAAAGAGtctgtgttttatatttcttattcAATACAAAAGAAATTTGGGAATCTATCAAGATGAAGACTTACAAAAAAGATATCCACTGAcatgaaaatacacaaaattgcactgatggaaaaacagcagaaagtttTAATTGAAAAGGAGACCCAACTAAGTATTAATTGCAAACATACTTTTCACAAGCCTGACATTTCACaatgtaatataattttataagaaactgaattttttgaGTTTTCGTCATATGTAAGAGGGGCATGAAAATGAcgatttgaaatatttcattctatGTGTAATAAAGACATACAACAGTTTTACtttctaaaatgacaaaaaaatattgaactattttacatattactaaaaaaaatttgagaTGTAACTTTTCCCTCAGTTTTATACAAACTCATAGCAATAAATTAGACtgccatttattttagtaattcaatCCATTCCCTTTGGggttattaaagtatttttgaatttaatttcaatagTTACTAGTTAATTTTGATTATAGTTTGCTGAAGGTCAATACTATGTAAAGGACCAATGAAGGCTATTTTACATAGGGATATTATGTTGTGGCCTTCACCATCACGTGGTTTAGCAATCATCAGTCTGTCCACTTTCTTTTAGGAAATCTATTTTTACAAGCCTCCGCAATATTCAAATTGTCTGAAAAATCGATTTTTGGAGATTTCATTAGCTGCAAGTCGTaatcatttgcaaaaaaaaaaaaccaattgGAATTTGTCACTGTATGTCACATATGTTatgattttcctgtttttatttaatgcaacgaaattaaataacttttcaatgatGTTCGGATTTCCTGACATGCAGttgtaaaacactttaaaatgcaTCTTGCCTCAGTCATGTCGGCTCCGGAGAGTCTCAGAGGTGGACCAGGGATAGAGGCATTTCTCTCACTGTAAGTGTGGATTTATTCCCAAGTTCACAAacacttgaacatttttcatctttgttgcataaaatataaaaagggtTCGATTCTACTACCTCTTAATCAGACTCCTGGATCCATTGCTTCCATCTCCAGCCACAGCTCTCTTCACGAATTCAGTGAGTGTGACTGAAAATCAAATTTGTCGGCGACTCAATTCAACGTCGATCATACAAACGTCGATTTGAAACGGAGTTATACAATTTGTCCATCTTTTCCCGTTAAGGAACGTCACCATCTTTTGGCACTCCTACAAGGTAACGACTTCCAGGGATCTTTTGGCCTTGCAGCCTCATGTCACAAGTGATGATGGGTAAGAATTTCTCTGCCGTAGAAATGAGTCAGTTCATTTGTGTCCTTCCCAGAACCCAGACTCCTGGTTTCCAGTTCCCATTTATGAATGGAATCTCACTTCACTCACCCAGACAGTGAATAACTCACTGCTCTTGCTGGGAATGCCTTTGATGTGCATGACACCCACTAGTTGATTTATTTACGTGAGCCTGAACAACATTAGCATTTTACAACCTTAAGTCTTTGTAAAGGAAGGGGTATTCCCCAATGTTGAAACACCTTGCCGTATTGTTCACCTGGATTAAAACCTCTATGTAAACTTTGGCTTGATTTTTAAGTCTACTTTCCTTGAAATGCGCGTTATAACTAATTATTAGTAAAAGTCGTTTTTATAGGACAATTTCAGAACAAAATTTACACAGCAGGAAGTCGTCACAGGTGTCTGTATtcataacacacacaaacaaatctttgtacacttgattATAATGGCAAAAACACTTAGCTATTTTCCAGTGACACAATTGTGCAAAtgagattttctctttttaaaacaggaaaaaaaatacaataacataaaCTTGAAGACTTTACATGTACAGATTTACATCAACAGCATGACAGTTGCGTTACCTTTTCATGAGCAACAGGAGGAAAAACTTTAGTCATACATGCCACTTTGTCGAGTTTCTGGCTGTTTGACCTTTGGACGAAGTTTGCAAAGAGCTGAACTCCATTTAAAGCCGACATCAATTTCTAAAGTCAACAAGAAGTACTTAAATATTGTGAACGTATGACCCCGATTATATTGTTCTGTCACTCTGTGTGAAATGTTACCAGTCTTTGGATTTTGGTTCATTTTCGCTTCTACTTCAAAACCCACCTTCTGCCCACATTTTAAACTATAAAATGACACCCTATGCCTATGAAATGCTAACTAACTCATCGTCTAGAAATGTAGCAATTCTGCAATCTATGCAACGATGTAATTCCTGCAACCCGGTTCAACCTTTACTGTTCGAAACATGCTGCAGAATGCAAATGACAAGGCATTCAAATGGTAAGTAAAACACCTCCACAGAGTGAGGAGCAATTTAGGAAATGTTTCGGAAATGCATTACACATATGAGATGTACCgtgctgttgttttaaaacaagttcTACAGCAAGGAGTAAAAATAATGACACTAATCAGGAGTATAGATTGTGAAATACTAGTATATTATTAGCATCGGGGCAGCAGGTTGGAAAACCAAAGTGCAAGATGTTATATTATAAGGAGCAAGTCCAGTGTGCTTTTCATGAATACAATATAATGGCTAGAAAGGAATGATCAGTCAATAGTTTGTCAGTGTAGCcgttttttttctggctctaCAGCTAGTTACCTGATTATGTTATACTGCTACAAATAGaatacattagaaaaaaaacaactgtagtGATATCTAAACGAAAAGGAGGTCAAAAATATAGCAACCCAGTGTAGAGGTTACTGTTCTATTTACAGCAACTGAGCCAGTAGAAATATAATTCAGATCTAAATATATTAGAATAAACAGGAAATGCAGcatatctatataaaaaaaatacacaaaccaCACTTTGGGCTTGTTTAGGGAAGACTGGATTTTACAAACCTGCCTTAATTAAAGCAACATGAACCACAGCAATAATCACATCTGTTGTGTTAAagatgtgtgggtgtgtgtgagggggtgggcagatgagtttttttgtttgtttttttttttttttttagaaaaaggtcCTAAGCCACAACAATTTCTTCATCAGTTTCCCCAACTTCTTGAGCCGCAAACCAGTCTCGCACTTGCTGGTAGCTCATTCTTGATTTCTTGCATAGTAGATCAAGGTCTTTTTCATTTAGTGTGCCTGTCGTAAGGTAATATGATACCAGTGGCTGGATATCGGGAGAATCTGTACTTGCTCTGCTTAGTTTTCGTTTGCGCCCTCCCCCGCCACGAGTTGATGTTCCAGTGCCGTTCGACAGGCCGCTGCCGCTTTGCTGGGCAGCAAGTTCTGCCAAGAACTGCTCGCGGACGCCTTTCACCCAGCGCAACTGGCCATTTTTGACGGCGTAGCGAGTGTCGCCAAACCACTGAATAACATCCGCCCTGGGTAAACCTGTGAATTTGACGAGTTCAGTGTATTCCTCACTTGTGGGCCACTGGCACTTCAAAAAGTGCTGCTTTAACACATCCAACTGCTCCTTGGTCTTTCGAGGACGTCCTGCAGGAGTGAGTGCAGGGGATGTGGACGTGGAAGCGCCTGACAAGCATGTGGTTGTCTGTGAAGGACTGGCTTTAGTTGAATGCACCGACTTCTTTGATGCACGGATTCTGTGTGAATATGTTTTGGTGGGGGAGGCGGTAGGCGGTGGAGTGCGAGAGGGGGAAGAGCAAGGAGAAGACTTTAACTCTACAACTTCTGGCTCAATCTTGCAGGTCTTGGTCAACTGTAGCGGCTCTTCTTCAGTTTCTTGCTCCTCTTTGAAAGTATCTCCAGAAAGTTCTTCTATAACGTCATTTGCTTGTGGCTCTTGGAGCTTTTCCCCAAATGCTTCTAGACTGTTTGACAGAAAAGTCTGaaagaaatgtgaatttttgatCCCGTTATTCCGGCTTCCCTCATGGCTTTTCACCCCGTTTACTTGACGAGATTTTTGGTTAGTAAGTGAAAGAGGCTGAGTTTGAGATTGTGGTTCATGTTTACTCCCAACAGAAGCCTGGTGAGAAAAGGTCTGGGCTGCTGCCAGGCTTCCACGACCCACTCTTAGCTGATAACGACTGTCACTGAACCATTTGCGAATGTCATTGCGGCTCAGACCCGTTTCTTCCTGCAAACGCTTGAGCTCAGGCTCTGCAGGCCAGTTCTCTCTTAGGAAGCTTTTGCGCAGGGCAGCGAGTTGAGCTTTTGACTTTTTGTAGCGCCCGTGCCGGTACTGTTGCGAAGAGGACTCTGAGAGGTCAGGGGAGGCATCAGCTGTTGTGGTCGCTGGAGTGTCTGCTGGTGAGCGGTAGAAATATGAATCCTGAGGAGGTGGGAGACTGGACCTAAAACATGGAGGAGTAGATTTATGTGAATCTGGAGACTCACACTTTGCCATCTTTGTTTCAGGTACAAAACCAATGAGATCACACTCTTCCTCATCGCTGTCCTTTTCTTCGTCCAAGTTTTTGCTCTTGGTTTTTAAATTGGCTCCGTTTGTTTCAGCGGAGTCCTCACAAAGCTCAGGCACAGCCAACTTCCTCCTTGTCTCCTCTATCTCTTCAGAAGACCAGCTGATGCCATATTTAATCCTCTGCACCATGAACCACACCTTAACTTTGTCCAGTGGCAACACACAGACCCGAGCCAGTGTGCTAACCTCTTTGGACGATGGGTATGGAAACAAGTTAAAGGCATTGACAAGTTCTGGGATTGAGTCCAATTCTCGGGTCTGATTGGACTGGGTCCATACCAGTTTGAGCCCCTCTGAGACCAGAGGCAGGCACACTACAGAGTTATGGTTGGTGGTGAAACTAGCCACGCCACTGGCACTGCTTTCTGCTGAGCTGGGGGAGTGCCGCAATTTCTTGGAAGAGCGTTTGGTCTCTGCCTTTTCTTCACGCTCTGGCTCCGTCATATCCACTTCAAAAGGCTCATCTAGGTCCACAAGTCGTCTGTCTCTGCCGTTACGTTCGGTATACGACGCCATGTCGGCTATCAAAATATGTTCCGCCATCTagaagggaaaacaaacaatgataaaaaaattttttttttgttcacctcTTCTTACAAACTGTCACTTCAAAGATAAGATCACAATGCAGAGAAGGACAATCTGttcaagaaaataaactttctgtTCTGATTTCATTCTCAAAGTTAATTAGCGGACAAATACACCCCTCTGCCTGTTCCCCTGCTTATTCCAAACTCTCTACGAAACTAGTCGTATACTGTGTCAAGGCGCACTCTCCCCTCCCCCCAAAGCGTGGTGAATGACTTTTGTTTTGCGTGAGCTGAGGGGGGATTGGTGCTTAAGGGGTGGGAGCACAGGGAATGAAAATCTACAAGGAATCCATCACTGTCTGCTTGCTCACCCTAGCTGGTCAGGCTTTTGTTTCACTTCCAAGTTTCTCAGTCCTGAGAGATGAGAGAGGCCTCTTCACAGGAAAGGATATGGCAACAGAAACCTGCAGTAGGAGGAGGATTCGTCAGACTCATGTCTATGCTGAAACTAGTGCgatccaaaaatgtaaataaaaaaaataagtatgcATGTATATTTTCTAATCCAGCAACAGGTGTTATGCCATACTAGGGTGACTGTTAAGAAGAGCTAtgtaaataaaggtttaaatagcattttaaGTCCTTGCACCACTTTTGATTCGGCAAACACATAAATCTGGTGGCTAAAAGTTGATGTGAACTACTTCtcttaacttttaattttattccagGGGTTATTTATTCGGAACAAATAAGAGTATTGCGCATTTAGTTAGGTAACGCCATGGCTGACCTTAAGTAGCTGGGAACTgggctgaaatgtttttgagtgGGACAAACATTAGGTCACAAACCATCGTGTTAGTCATTGGTGACACAGTTAAATCCCAGAGGGTGAGAACATGGGCTCTCTCCTCAGTTTCGACACTTTCCCGCAACACGCGAAGATAGTTTATTCACGCTTTGTGTAATTGGGTTCGATAAAAAGCTGTGAAAGTTGACCACCATGCCAGCAACAATAGCGGTCCAGtctgccccccccccctctttGTGGCGTACTAACTAAAACGCTTCACACTGCACAGGCGCACTTCGTCGTCAGACACGCTtcagtgaaacataaaaataaacttaccGAAATTGCCGAAATACCCCTTTATCCCCAGGGTCCGTTCTGGTGACACGTAAACCAGAAAACCCGAGCCTACTCCACACTACTAGGGTATATATGATCGAAGTTGGAGGCACCGAGCGAGGAAACAATACCGTCCATCTATTTGGCTGACCCTTGTCTTATTTTTTACCAAGCACCTCGACGGATTACAGTCAGGATTCAAAGATACGACGCAACCAAGTTTGTCCCCAGCCGCAGGAGTTCAATCGCTGGTTAATTCTCGGTCAGGGACACAAATATCCAACTCGGGAGATTAAAAGGCTGAATGTGAGTCGCCGTTTGTTCCTCCCCCTCGGTCGGTCCGTTGCTGCTTTTGTTCTTTAACTGTGAAGTGTTTCCCCCTGTCCGGCCAAACCAACGCGAGGCGGAGCTGAGGACCAGGAAGCCCGGAAGGCCCACATGACTCTCCCCTCGCTGACGGCTGGGTGGGTGTGCCAGTCTGGGCGAGCAGGCCGTGGATTGGAGGGAGAACGGGCCAGTATAATGAATCCGCTCCGGAGATCCAATACCAACTACCCCGCTGCAACCTATGGTGGCATCAGAGAGACGGGATGACGCTGAGAATCATCTTTTAAACTGAACGGTTCTTTTTGAGCCAGTTTTGTACTGTATTGGGGAAGTCCTCTGGTGGTTGAATCAGTCTTGAACAGTCACAAACACAAGTATTTGCCATAGGACAAACACATATGaatgtagaaatataaatacacataaatgtaatatcaacatttttgttacatgattgagattaaaaaatataagaCTGAGAAAACATTCGTGAACCCTGCAGTCAGTTTACTTTAGATTATTTTATctattaaaggggaaaaaaacaaacctgatcCTATGTGAAGTTATACTCTCCCCAAATTGTTAAATCAGGATTTCACTAAAT includes:
- the LOC114146699 gene encoding RING finger protein 212B isoform X1; amino-acid sequence: MDWFHCNQCFKKSGSKFAVSSCGHISCEACVKSKQCSTCGVACSYLPITDQMKPQEKVFFMDPGKLIQARMENIAQIAIFQQKQKERVTVHFKNKSSELERRLEEVSEQGYRQLSELRRENGELKKQLSELRRENGEMKKQLLELQRETAELKKPLSQRRVSPGQFQTTGAQRVSLPVGVTSPVTPRSRAASHVGSGESQRWTRDRGISLTTPGSIASISSHSSLHEFRTSPSFGTPTRTQTPGFQFPFMNGISLHSPRQ
- the LOC114146699 gene encoding RING finger protein 212B isoform X2 — encoded protein: MDWFHCNQCFKKSGSKFAVSSCGHISCEACVKSKQCSTCGVACSYLPITDQMKPQEKVFFMDPGKLIQARMENIAQIAIFQQKQKERVTVHFKNKSSELERRLEEVSEQGYRQLSELRRENGELKKQLSELRRENGEMKKQLLELQRETAELKKPLSQRRVSPGQFQTTGAQRVSLPVGVTSPVTPRSRAARTLPNWRHDHSCFIHNSLLSCCTFFFSFPSLLFFIFMQL
- the homeza gene encoding homeobox and leucine zipper encoding a — translated: MAEHILIADMASYTERNGRDRRLVDLDEPFEVDMTEPEREEKAETKRSSKKLRHSPSSAESSASGVASFTTNHNSVVCLPLVSEGLKLVWTQSNQTRELDSIPELVNAFNLFPYPSSKEVSTLARVCVLPLDKVKVWFMVQRIKYGISWSSEEIEETRRKLAVPELCEDSAETNGANLKTKSKNLDEEKDSDEEECDLIGFVPETKMAKCESPDSHKSTPPCFRSSLPPPQDSYFYRSPADTPATTTADASPDLSESSSQQYRHGRYKKSKAQLAALRKSFLRENWPAEPELKRLQEETGLSRNDIRKWFSDSRYQLRVGRGSLAAAQTFSHQASVGSKHEPQSQTQPLSLTNQKSRQVNGVKSHEGSRNNGIKNSHFFQTFLSNSLEAFGEKLQEPQANDVIEELSGDTFKEEQETEEEPLQLTKTCKIEPEVVELKSSPCSSPSRTPPPTASPTKTYSHRIRASKKSVHSTKASPSQTTTCLSGASTSTSPALTPAGRPRKTKEQLDVLKQHFLKCQWPTSEEYTELVKFTGLPRADVIQWFGDTRYAVKNGQLRWVKGVREQFLAELAAQQSGSGLSNGTGTSTRGGGGRKRKLSRASTDSPDIQPLVSYYLTTGTLNEKDLDLLCKKSRMSYQQVRDWFAAQEVGETDEEIVVA